The sequence GCTGAAGATTTCCCCTTTGCCTGTAACTGTAAATATACTGATAGCATAACTGCGTCCCTGTTCACCAAAAGCACCAATCCAAGCAACTACACCTTTTTCCTTAACTGCTGAGACAAAAGATGTATTTTGCAAGTCCCGCTGGAAAATGGGTAAGGCGCCTTCGGGGGTGAGGATGGCATCTACACCTTGATCTGCTAGGCTGAGATAGCCGTTGGTGTAGGTTTCGACGACGCGATAAAATCCCTGGGGACGTAATAAAACTCCGTTGGGGATGTTACCTTGAATAATGCCAATTTTTAAGGCTGTGGTCGGTGGTTGGGCGAGGGGTTGAATGTATAAAAGCCAGCCTGCGAGATGGGATGTACACAGTAATATAGCGGCAACTGTGAGATATTTTAAATTAAGATTTACCCACCTCAGCCGTGTAGATAAAGTTTTGCGGTTAATCCAAGCTTCCGCAATTAAACCATTAACAGCAACTAAGACGGCTGTCACAGCGGTGGTTCCGGAGATTTGTCCCAAATGTAAAATGATCAGGTTTTGTGGTGATTGGGTGTAAGCGAGGGAACTCCACCACAAGGGGCCTGCACTCCACAGGGCTTCTAAAGCACACCAAGCTGATGTCGCTACGAGAACACGTAACAGCGGTTTTTGCTGTTGCAGATATCTTAGACAAATCGCCCAAGCGGTGACTAATGCTCCTCCCCAAAGACTAATAAACAACCAGCAGACAAGGGTGATCATTAAACTCGGCCACCATGGCACACCCAACCATGTCATAGGGTGAATACCAGTAATCCAGGAAAGAGCGGTGCCGTGATAACCCATACCCCAAAGCAGGGGTAGGAGGAGGTTGGGTCGTTTGCTGACACCAAGAATCAATATCCATAAAGGGATGAGGGCTATCCATGCTAAAAACCAAGCACCCACAGGGGCGACGGTTAGTCCCATGAAAACCCCGCTCAAGAAGGATGAAGTATAAAGGCTCAAGGCTGAAATTAGTGTTTTTATTTCATACTTCATACTTCATCCTTCTTCCTTTATTCAGCTTCTTCGACTTCGCCTGCATCCGGAGGAACGATCGCTACTCCGGTAATGGCGTCGTCTTCGTCTAAACGCTGCACTCTCACACCTGTTGCTGACCGCGATTGTACAGAAATTGCATTCACAGCTTGGCGGATGATTATACCACGATTTGTGACCATCATGATTTCATCATCGTCATTATTCACAATCCGTAAGGTGGCTAATTGGTCTTTGGTTTTGCGGTTTTTAAATTTGGTCGCCATTAAGCCTTGACCGGCGCGATTTTGCAGTCGGAATTGAGCGACGGGGACGCGTTTTCCGTAACCGCCGTTGGTAATGACTAATACCCACGGGCCGACACTACCGTTTGCTGCTACTTCTGTGGTTTCTTCGTTGTTTTCAATTTCTTCGGTTTCGATTTCTTCGATTTCACTGTCGCTAAATGTTTCTAAAATGGCTGCAGGCAGGATATCCATCCCCACTAATTCGTCTTTGGCTTTCAATTTCATGGCTTTGACGCCACGAGTCGCCCGACTGAGGGGACGCAGTTGTTCATGGTTACAGCGGAAATGAATCGCCATCCCTTGTCGAGAACCGATGAGGACGCTATCTTCGACTCTGGCGCGTCTTACCCAGCGGAGTTGGTCGCCTTCTTCTAGGGAAATAGCGATTAAGCCGTTGGCGCGGATGTTATTGAAGGCGGCTAATTCGGTTTTTTTGATGTTCCCACCTTTGGTGAGCATGACCAAGTATTCTTCGTTACTGAACTCGTCCACCGGCACAATGGAGGTAATTTTCTCTTCCTTGGGGATGGGAAGCATTTGCACGATGGGTGTGCCGCGACTAGCACGGGAACTTACGGGAATTTGGTAGGCTTTGAGGCAATAGACGACACCGCGATCGCTAAAAAATAACACGCTATCATGATCGCAACAGGTCAAGAAATGCTCGATGTTATCATCATCTTTGACCTTAGCTCCAGCTTTTCCTCTGGTGGCGCGGCTTTGGGCTTCAAAGGTGTTGACAGGCATCCGTTTGATGTAACCTTGTTCTGTCAACAGAATGATGGCTTTTTCGTTAGCAATCAAATCCCGTTCGTCGATTTCCCCTTCGGCGTGGGTAATTACCGTGCGTCTGGGTGTAGCAAAACTGGTTTTGAGTTGGGTAACTTCAGTTTCAATAATTTCTAGCACCCTTTCCCGCCGTGCCAAAATATCCTGCAAGTCAGCGATTTGTGTTTGCAAGTCTTCGTGTTCGATGCGGATTTTATCGGCTTCTAGGGCTGTTAATCGCCGCAGTTGCATTTGTAAAATCGCGTCGGCTTGGACTTCCGAAAGTCCGTAGGTGGTGATTAATTCGCCTTTGGCGGTGGGGGTGTCGGCAGCATGGCGAATTAAGTTGATAATTGCGTCTAAATGTGCTAAAGCAATTAATAAACCTTGCAGCAGGTGGTCTCTTTCTTCAGCTTTCCGCAGTTCGTAACGGGTGCGTCTGTTGATGGATTCGATGCGGAAATCGAGGAAGACTTCCAAGAACTGCTTGATGGTGAGGATTTGGGGTTCGCCATTCACCAAAGCCAACATGTTCGCCCCAAAATTGGCTTGGAGTGGAGTTTGTTTGTAGAGGTTGTTGAGGACAACGCGGGGGTAAGCATCACGCTTCAATTCAATCACTATTCGCATCCCATCGCGATCGCTTTCGTCTCGAATATCTGCAATCCCTTCTATGCGTTTGTCGTTGACCAATTCAGCAATTTTTTCAATCAGCGCGGCTTTGTTGGTTTGGTATGGTAATTCGGTAACGATAATTGCTTCTCGTTCCGGACGATTCCGCTGTTCGATGGTTTCAATGTTGGCGACACCCCGCATGGTAATAGAACCGCGCCCGGTGGTGTAGGCTTCTTTAATTGCGGTTGTGCCGAGAATTTGCGCTCCTGTGGGGAAGTCTGGCCCGTGGATGTATTGCATTAACTGCAGCGCCGTGATTTCGGGGTTGTGAATCAGCGCCACCAAGCCATCAATCAATTCGCCGAGATTGTGGGGCGGGATGTTGGTCGCCATCCCCACGGCGATTCCAGAGGAGCCGTTGAGTAGTAGTTGGGGGACGCGGGCTGGTAACACTGTTGGTTCTTGCTGGGAACCGTCGAAGTTATCAGCAAAGTCTACGGTTTCTGATTCAATGTCGTGGAGGAGGGCGGCGCCGGTTAATGCTTGCAAGCGGCATTCTGTATAACGCATTGCCGCTGGGGGATCGTTATCTACGGAACCAAAGTTACCATGTCCGTTGATCAGGGGCGATCGCATGGAGAAATCCTGTGCCATCCGCACCAAAGCATCATACACCGCTGTGTCACCGTGGGGGTGGTATTTACCCAGTACTTCCCCGACTACACGGGCGCATTTGCGAAACGGGCGATCGTGGGTCAAACCCAACTCATGCATGGCGTAGAGGATGCGACGATGCACAGGTTTTAGACCATCCCTGGCATCTGGTAGCGCCCGACCCACAATCACACTCATGGCGTATTCCAGATAAGACCGGGACATTTCGTTCCGCAGATCTGTTGGGATAATCCTCTCCTGTGAGGTTGTCATAACCTAAAAAACTCCAAAATTGTAGATTGTAGGCTTTCGAGTTGAAAAAACACGAAATTAATTCAAAATTTCTCTTGAATAATTGCTATATCCTGATACGATTTTAACACGCATTGCCTTTTTTTGCCCGGAGAGGAAGTAGGTGCAAAATTAAGAAACTAAAACATCAAAATTGGAACTTATTATAGTTCGTAATTATAATTTATGTTTGTGTATATTTTGTAGAATTTAAAGGGATAAAAAACATGGCTTTTTGTTTGGTTTTCTAGATGGAAGTCTCACGCAAAGGCGCAAAGACGCTAAGGAAAATTCCTTTCTTTTTACATATGAATATATGGTTGGAAATTTAATATTTAGAAATTTTTTAGATGAAATTGTTTGGTAATGTCTGAGTAAAGGAGTGTGTATTGGCGATTAATTATTGATGGCAAATTACAAGTGAATGAATATCGATGGCATCCTCTGATATCGGCTGCGTGAAGGTTGCTATTCAAGAGAATAAATATTTCTAATTAACTATCAAGTAGATCAGCTTTGTCAAAATTATCAAGATAGGTCATTTTTTCGTTCAATTATCAAAGATTAATGGTAGGATTTTAATTTTATATTTGACAGTTTCAGATGGTGAAATGGATAGTAACACGAATTTGCAGAAAATTCTGGCTGATTCGCCTGTTGGCGTTGTATTAAGAGCAATCTCGCTTGTAAACCTTCCTAACTGGTGGTTAGCAGGAGGTGCGGTGCGAAACACAGTTTGGCGGACAATTTTTAATCCTCAATGTGAATTAATTATTAATGACTTTGATATTGCATTTTTTGATGAACAAGGAAACCGTTCTCAAGAACTAGCAGCAAAAACAATCCTCACACAAAAATTTCCTGGTTATGAATTTGATGTCAAAAATCAGGCGAGTTTTGCTCGTTGGCGCCCAGGTCGCAGAACCTACACTAGTACAGAAGATGGGATTTGCGAATGGCTACACACCGCTACTGCTGTGGGAGTGAGGTTAGACCCACAAGGACAATGGCAATTTTTCACTCCCTACGGCTTAGATGACTTGTTCAATGGAATCATTCTACCGACACCAGTCCACACTCACAACCCAAAAGCACAGGAAAAAGCCACTAGTTTTCTGCAAAAGTGTCCTTGTTTAAAAATAGGCGTTAGGGAAAAGAGTTTTGACCCTTGACAACAAATCCTCTTTATAGTACATTTATACTATAAAAATTCTTTGCGTACCTCTGTCTTGAAAAGTTTTGTGGAAGCGCAAAGTTGCAAAGCTCGCCACGGGGATACGACAGGTCGGCAGACTTTGCGGCGGTTGCCTGTACCGTCCCGCCAAACTTTGTAAGAAGGAGACCTTCCCCACAACGCCAGTTGCTACCCTGCGGGAAGCCGCTCCGCGTCTACAAGTCGAGCCAGCCGCTTGCGGAGGTTCCCTCCGTTGTGCGGACTGGCGTGGGAAACCCTTTCGGCAGTCGCTCATGGGGGAAACCCCCAAGACCGCGCTGCCTCACCCCAGCACTGGCTCAACTTTTCGCCGCGCCAACCTCCTCATACCTCTGCGTTGAAAAAGCCGTGAATGGTATGAGAAACCCAATACTATAGGAGAATAAAATTATGAAACTATCAAAAGTAGACTTGAGCGATATAATTGCGATCGCTCATGCTGATGGTCATTTACAATTGTTGCTTAACCGCGGTGACGAATTAGATTTGTTGGAGATTCCTGCGCCTCTGGCTGCTTATGAAGGATTGCAGCAGTTGCATGAAATAATTTCTGAGTCTACTCCTTTGCCCATAGCACCAGAACCTATCGCCATGTTACCAGTTAGTTCAGCAATGGCGAGTGCTGTTGGTTACGATAGCGACGAGCAAATTTTACAAGTTGAATTTCATACTGGAGCAGTTTATCAATATTCGGGAGTTGATTTGGACACTTGGGAGGATTTCCATGAGTCTGATTCTATTGGCAGATTTTTTAATCAAGAGATTAAAGGTCAATTTTGCAGTGAAAGGATAGATTAAACTTCAGTAAATCAACTTTTTTATTTGGTCACATTCTTCTGAGCACTCTCTAATTTTTGCCTCAGATAACCTATTGGTAGAGCTTTAATAGCATAACGTGCGAAGAAAATCCGCTCTTTGCGAGAGAATTTCAATTCGCTAGACAAAGCACGCAGAATTTCAGCACCAGCAATCAGATTATCTGCTGAAAAAACATCTGTCCTAATCTTTTCTATATCCTTTTGAATTTGCTCTCGTTGTTCAGCGGTACATCTGCTGAGGTCTGGTGCAAATAAAGTCTTTTGATCTCGTGTAGCATTAAAATAAAATGTATTGATATCTTCTGGGGAAATTTCTCCAAATCGAGCTGCTTTTTCATCCCTAAGATTTTCGATAATTTGTTCTCGTTGACAAGGGCGTGTTAGGGTATATAATGCCCAGGAAATACCACCTGCTAAATATACTCTAGGTGAGTTTTGGATTCCAGGTTTACGCTGTAGTACATCTCTAATTTGTGGCACTAATACTTTAAGTTTCGTATTTTCTGCTGCTTTAGTAAAGTCTGCATTTCCTTGACTGTTGCTGATTTCTTTAGTAAAAGTTTTTGTGCCCAAAGGAATTGAAAATGTTATGTCTTCACCTTGTTTAGTACTTTTCTGATATGCTCCTTTAGTATTGCCAGAGCCAATATCAATCATCACAACTTCTTTACGTCTCCATTCTGGAACTACACCGCTAAAGACAAAGTTAGCTTCTTCTTCAGCAGAAATAAACTCCACTGCTCGCCCAGTTTCTTGCTGAATTTCTTGCGCCAAAGCATCCTTATGGGGAGCTTTTGACGCAACTCCACTACTACCATAAATTACTATTTGCTCACAAGGTATATTAAAGCGTTTCTGGATTTCACTGAACATACCTTTAACACCATCAACCGCTTCTTTCTGCGCTTTGGGGTCAACGGCGTTTGCATTTCGCTGTTCAATCTCTTCGTCTCGAATAACGAATTTAAATCCTTCTTCATTGAGGTTTGGCAATTCTTGAATCACTTCTCCTTTGATACCTGTACTACCCACCTCAATAACACCATACAAATTACCAGATTTTCTCACAAGAGTACTTTCGCTACATTGTTGAGACGACAATTTTTTTACATCTGCTGTATTTCCTGGGTTCACAGATTGCTGTGTAGTATTCCCTTTATTAAAGACAATACTAAAAATCGCTCCTCCAGACAACAAAACGAGTAGTAATCCACCAAGAAGAATCGGTAAACCAACAAGATTTTTTTTGGGTAGCACAGTTTTTTGCTGTTCTTCAGAAGCTATAGAAATAGCGGGAACTTTTTGTTGAAAAACTGCTAATTTTTGTAAAATTTTATCTGCACTGGTAATACGTTGTCCTAAAGGTGCAATTAACTGATCAATAATGCTGATAAACTGTGGTGAAATAGAATTAGCAAACTGATGCCACTCTAACTTATTATTAATATAAGGCAGTTCTTTGATGTCTTTTCCTGTAAGTAAATAAACGAATGTTAGCCCAAGGAAAAAGAAATCAGATTGAGAGGAATATTTTCTTTGTGTTTGTTTTTCTGCTATGTAATTAGGGCGAGATATATTAGCGCTTACTCCTATGGGAGCTTGAACTGTAGGAAATTGCTCTATGTCCGTAACCTCTCCAAAGCCAGTTAGTAGTAAGTGTTCGTTTGACTGGAGAATAATATTTGAGGGCTTAATATTTTTATGGATAATTCCTTGTTGATGAATTTCTTTGAGAATATGCACTAACTGTTCTAGCCATACAACAGCATATTTTTCTTCGATTCCTCTACCTAATTGTTTGATATAATCTTCTAAATTTATCCCTACAATGTTTTCCATAACTACGCAATGTAGGGATATTTGATCATTTTTTGTAGTGTATTCAAAACAATCTTCAATTTTAGGAATTTTTGGATGATTGAACTGGCTTAAAAGTTTAAAATCTCGCTCAAATATCTCGATTATTTCTTGTTTATAAATGTCTTCTTTCAGTTCCGATTGTTTAAGTACTTTCAAAACTTTAAGTACACCTTGATGCATTACTTCATAGGTCTCAGTATAGCTTTCTTGCTTATTCAATAACTTCAGAACTTGGTAGCGTCCATGCAGTAGCAATTCTGAACCACATTTCTGGCAAAATAAAACGCCATTAGGATTAGTAAACCTACATTCCGGATTAATACAAAGACTCATATTTTTTAGATTAGGAGTTTACAAAAACAAGTTTTTTTAATGCAGACTCACAGATACCCAATATTGAGTGATTGAGAGCAAATTTACATGTTTAGATTGTGAGTATTGTTTTATAAGTTATGAATTATCTTAATTCAAATTTGTGTTTCTACTGTTTTAGAGTTCACAATAATTATACAGTATTTACACGTAAATAATGTTAATTTTATATGAAGCTAAAAGTAACATATGTTTTACAGGATTCTGCTGAGGTGTATTGGGAACAAACCTGCAGCACTAGCTTGTACGTTAAGTCAAGCCTAGTGAAAACAACTATCCCATCCATCAGCAACGCCAATTTTTACGTTTCCATTAACTTACGGAAACTTTCCAGCTTCGCCACTTCATCAAAATCAATATCCGTTGCTAATTCTTCCTTATATCGAGGATTAATTGCAATGGCTTTTTGCATACTTGCTATTGATAATTCTACTTCTCTTTGGAGCGCGTAACAGGCGGCTTTGTTGTAGTGGGCGCTAGCGTATTGGGGATTAATTTTCAAGGCTTGATCGAAACTAGCAATTGCTTCTTCATCGCGTCCCAACCTGACTAAGGTATAACCTTTTTTATCCCAAATTTTGGCAGAGTCTGGTTGTAGTTGCAAAGCTTGATCAAAGGAAGCGATCGCATCTTCGTATCGTTCTAATTCTATCAGTGCTAAACCGCGATTTAACCAAGCAATCGCATCATCTGGTTTAATTTGAGTAGCTTGCTCAAAAGAAGCTAAAGCTTCTTGATGTCGTTGTAAGTTACCGAAAGCGACGCCGCGATCACACCATGCTTGATGATAATCTGGTTTAATTTTAATGGCTTGATCGTAAGCAGCGATCGCTTCTTTGTAGCGTTTGAGCCTAGCGAGAGTTATTCCCCGCTTCAACCAGATTACTGGTTGCTCGCGCTCGATGATCACTGCTTTATTATAAAGTGCGATCGCTTCTTCATAACGCTTTTGAGATAATAGTATATCTCCTTGTTGTAGATAATCATCTGCAGTTTCTGTTGATGGTGGTAATTCTGCAGTTTTCGGCGACATTTCCGCTAATTCTTGCAAAATTAAGTCTTTGCGGTTTTGAGCATCTAGCTGTAATTTAGCTAATTGGGAAACAAACTCAGTTTCTAACTTTTCTAACTGCTCTAAAATTAAGAGATTTTGTT is a genomic window of Fortiea contorta PCC 7126 containing:
- the lnt gene encoding apolipoprotein N-acyltransferase translates to MKYEIKTLISALSLYTSSFLSGVFMGLTVAPVGAWFLAWIALIPLWILILGVSKRPNLLLPLLWGMGYHGTALSWITGIHPMTWLGVPWWPSLMITLVCWLFISLWGGALVTAWAICLRYLQQQKPLLRVLVATSAWCALEALWSAGPLWWSSLAYTQSPQNLIILHLGQISGTTAVTAVLVAVNGLIAEAWINRKTLSTRLRWVNLNLKYLTVAAILLCTSHLAGWLLYIQPLAQPPTTALKIGIIQGNIPNGVLLRPQGFYRVVETYTNGYLSLADQGVDAILTPEGALPIFQRDLQNTSFVSAVKEKGVVAWIGAFGEQGRSYAISIFTVTGKGEIFSRYDKAKLVPLGEYIPFEEVFGAIIQRLSPLDAHQVPGADNQVFDTPFGRAIASICYESAFGEVFRRQAAAGGQFILSSSNDAHYSPAMPFQHHAQDIMRAIESDRWAVRATNTGYSGFVNPHGKTLWLSGYNTYETHAETIYRRQTKTLYVRWGDWLTPSLLALSGLSLLISRRHPPN
- the gyrA gene encoding DNA topoisomerase (ATP-hydrolyzing) subunit A, which gives rise to MTTSQERIIPTDLRNEMSRSYLEYAMSVIVGRALPDARDGLKPVHRRILYAMHELGLTHDRPFRKCARVVGEVLGKYHPHGDTAVYDALVRMAQDFSMRSPLINGHGNFGSVDNDPPAAMRYTECRLQALTGAALLHDIESETVDFADNFDGSQQEPTVLPARVPQLLLNGSSGIAVGMATNIPPHNLGELIDGLVALIHNPEITALQLMQYIHGPDFPTGAQILGTTAIKEAYTTGRGSITMRGVANIETIEQRNRPEREAIIVTELPYQTNKAALIEKIAELVNDKRIEGIADIRDESDRDGMRIVIELKRDAYPRVVLNNLYKQTPLQANFGANMLALVNGEPQILTIKQFLEVFLDFRIESINRRTRYELRKAEERDHLLQGLLIALAHLDAIINLIRHAADTPTAKGELITTYGLSEVQADAILQMQLRRLTALEADKIRIEHEDLQTQIADLQDILARRERVLEIIETEVTQLKTSFATPRRTVITHAEGEIDERDLIANEKAIILLTEQGYIKRMPVNTFEAQSRATRGKAGAKVKDDDNIEHFLTCCDHDSVLFFSDRGVVYCLKAYQIPVSSRASRGTPIVQMLPIPKEEKITSIVPVDEFSNEEYLVMLTKGGNIKKTELAAFNNIRANGLIAISLEEGDQLRWVRRARVEDSVLIGSRQGMAIHFRCNHEQLRPLSRATRGVKAMKLKAKDELVGMDILPAAILETFSDSEIEEIETEEIENNEETTEVAANGSVGPWVLVITNGGYGKRVPVAQFRLQNRAGQGLMATKFKNRKTKDQLATLRIVNNDDDEIMMVTNRGIIIRQAVNAISVQSRSATGVRVQRLDEDDAITGVAIVPPDAGEVEEAE
- a CDS encoding nucleotidyltransferase family protein, producing MDSNTNLQKILADSPVGVVLRAISLVNLPNWWLAGGAVRNTVWRTIFNPQCELIINDFDIAFFDEQGNRSQELAAKTILTQKFPGYEFDVKNQASFARWRPGRRTYTSTEDGICEWLHTATAVGVRLDPQGQWQFFTPYGLDDLFNGIILPTPVHTHNPKAQEKATSFLQKCPCLKIGVREKSFDP
- a CDS encoding KTSC domain-containing protein is translated as MKLSKVDLSDIIAIAHADGHLQLLLNRGDELDLLEIPAPLAAYEGLQQLHEIISESTPLPIAPEPIAMLPVSSAMASAVGYDSDEQILQVEFHTGAVYQYSGVDLDTWEDFHESDSIGRFFNQEIKGQFCSERID
- a CDS encoding protein kinase domain-containing protein is translated as MSLCINPECRFTNPNGVLFCQKCGSELLLHGRYQVLKLLNKQESYTETYEVMHQGVLKVLKVLKQSELKEDIYKQEIIEIFERDFKLLSQFNHPKIPKIEDCFEYTTKNDQISLHCVVMENIVGINLEDYIKQLGRGIEEKYAVVWLEQLVHILKEIHQQGIIHKNIKPSNIILQSNEHLLLTGFGEVTDIEQFPTVQAPIGVSANISRPNYIAEKQTQRKYSSQSDFFFLGLTFVYLLTGKDIKELPYINNKLEWHQFANSISPQFISIIDQLIAPLGQRITSADKILQKLAVFQQKVPAISIASEEQQKTVLPKKNLVGLPILLGGLLLVLLSGGAIFSIVFNKGNTTQQSVNPGNTADVKKLSSQQCSESTLVRKSGNLYGVIEVGSTGIKGEVIQELPNLNEEGFKFVIRDEEIEQRNANAVDPKAQKEAVDGVKGMFSEIQKRFNIPCEQIVIYGSSGVASKAPHKDALAQEIQQETGRAVEFISAEEEANFVFSGVVPEWRRKEVVMIDIGSGNTKGAYQKSTKQGEDITFSIPLGTKTFTKEISNSQGNADFTKAAENTKLKVLVPQIRDVLQRKPGIQNSPRVYLAGGISWALYTLTRPCQREQIIENLRDEKAARFGEISPEDINTFYFNATRDQKTLFAPDLSRCTAEQREQIQKDIEKIRTDVFSADNLIAGAEILRALSSELKFSRKERIFFARYAIKALPIGYLRQKLESAQKNVTK